A DNA window from Scylla paramamosain isolate STU-SP2022 chromosome 10, ASM3559412v1, whole genome shotgun sequence contains the following coding sequences:
- the LOC135104168 gene encoding zinc finger CCHC domain-containing protein 8 homolog isoform X1 — protein MLNVVIGPLPWCALSTAEAMPKEKNDEDPVRTSLGESYSEEGVGCSSVCDTSQEDSGIQDGEKSGECTEATSTSIMLDFTGEPSTDEGNESLVESSMPEGVELDTEGEELVAEEEKPIGPPAVLDVVPSYDSDCSGVLTDVEFSMLTGKKINEARPKQSCFNCSGDHNMAQCTLPLDHSKISANRKKRMSSRMSVRYHEDCENKYGQYQPGKISDNLRHALGLRPNQLPLYIYRMRVLGYPPGWLKEAEVHQADVKMYDATGRTVSHPDEEEGEAEPLTVKYKPEKLVRFPGFNDNAPRGIIDESQKYNFPPMQPCHQMSEFLHFMNQNKAEAYKKKKLKDSELRSKTPPLSIEMEVEECEGKAEDIVFNPPLPEEDPPPPPPPDTKESPSIKRVLEVEDGEITDDSQESMESLTVKKQRILKELEKETTQSDTKGDIDNSDGNRESQEDSEDSQLSLTSSTDPSQSENSCSGDGTSTKKTKTKRHHRSLSKGFQLGTVIPESCTPYKSLPSPDKWTVDVSDHIVFDNLPDALGTWDKMKGVMGTVRKKMTILHADEDD, from the exons CCATGCCAAAGGAGAAGAATGATGAAGATCCTGTCAGGACGTCCCTGGGAGAGAGTTACTCTGAAGAAGGGGTTGGCTGCAGCAGTGTGTGTG acacatcacaagaagaCAGTGGGATCCAGGATGGGGAGAAGAGTGGAGAGTGCACTGAAGCAACCAGCACCAGTATTATGCTGGATTTTACTGGAGAGCCCAGtacagatgaaggaaatgaaagcctTGTGG AGAGCAGCATGCCTGAGGGGGTGGAGCTTGACACAGAAGGGGAGGAATTAGTGGCCGAGGAAGAGAAGCCCATTGGGCCACCCGCAGTCCTGGATGTTGTGCCTTCCTATGACAGT GATTGTAGTGGTGTTCTGACTGATGTTGAGTTCAGCATGCTCACTGGGAAGAAGATCAATGAAGCTCGTCCAAAGCAGTCTTGTTTTAACTGTTCAGGGGACCACAACATGGCTCAGTGTACCCTTCCCCTGGACCACTCCAAAATAAGTGCCAACCGAAAGAAGCGCATGTCCAGCAGGATGTCTGT GAGGTACCATGAAGACTGTGAGAATAAATATGGGCAGTATCAACCTGGAAAAATTAGTGACAACTTGCGCCATGCTCTAGGACTGAGACCAAACCAGCTCCCTCTGTATATTTACCGGATGCGTGTTCTAGGCTACCCTCCTGGCTGGCTGAAGGAGGCTGAGGTCCATCAGGCAGATGTGAAGATGTATGATGCAACAGGAAGAA CTGTGTCACATcctgatgaagaggagggagaagcagaACCTTTAACAGTAAAGTACAAACCAGAAAAGTTAGTCCGTTTCCCCGGCTTCAATGACAATGCACCTCGTGGAATCATAGAT GAGTCACAGAAATATAACTTCCCACCAATGCAGCCGTGCCACCAGATGTCAGAATTCCTGCACTTCATGAACCAGAACAAAGCTGAAgcctataagaagaaaaaactaaaaGATTCAGAACTAAGGAGCAAAACTCCACCTCTCTCAATAGAAATGGAAGTGGAAG AATGTGAAGGTAAAGCAGAAGATATTGTTTTTAACCCTCCATTACCTGAAGAagaccctcctccacctcctccaccagatACAAAAGAATCTCCATCCATCAAGAGG GTCCTTGAGGTAGAAGATGGAGAAATAACTGATGACTCCCAAGAGTCCATGGAGAGCCTTACAGTCAAGAAACAGAGGATATTGAAGGAACTAGAGAAAGAAACCACACAAAGTGATACCAAAGGAGACATTGACAACAGTGATGGAAACCGAGAGAGCCAAGAAGACTCTGAAGACAGCCAACTGTCACTCACCTCTAGTACAGACCCATCTCAGTCAGAAAACtcttgtagtggtgatggtacaagtacaaagaaaacaaaaacaaagcgaCATCACAGGTCTCTCTCCAAGGGCTTCCAGTTGGGCACAGTGATACCTGAGTCCTGTACTCCTTACAAAAGTCTGCCTTCTCCTGACAAATGGACGGTAGATGTATCAGATCATATTGTGTTTGACAACTTACCAGATGCCCTGGGGACTTGGGATAAGATGAAAGGAGTAATGGGtacagtgagaaaaaaaatgaccataTTACATGCAGATGAAGATGATTAA
- the LOC135104168 gene encoding zinc finger CCHC domain-containing protein 8 homolog isoform X2, translating to MYRAMPKEKNDEDPVRTSLGESYSEEGVGCSSVCDTSQEDSGIQDGEKSGECTEATSTSIMLDFTGEPSTDEGNESLVESSMPEGVELDTEGEELVAEEEKPIGPPAVLDVVPSYDSDCSGVLTDVEFSMLTGKKINEARPKQSCFNCSGDHNMAQCTLPLDHSKISANRKKRMSSRMSVRYHEDCENKYGQYQPGKISDNLRHALGLRPNQLPLYIYRMRVLGYPPGWLKEAEVHQADVKMYDATGRTVSHPDEEEGEAEPLTVKYKPEKLVRFPGFNDNAPRGIIDESQKYNFPPMQPCHQMSEFLHFMNQNKAEAYKKKKLKDSELRSKTPPLSIEMEVEECEGKAEDIVFNPPLPEEDPPPPPPPDTKESPSIKRVLEVEDGEITDDSQESMESLTVKKQRILKELEKETTQSDTKGDIDNSDGNRESQEDSEDSQLSLTSSTDPSQSENSCSGDGTSTKKTKTKRHHRSLSKGFQLGTVIPESCTPYKSLPSPDKWTVDVSDHIVFDNLPDALGTWDKMKGVMGTVRKKMTILHADEDD from the exons CCATGCCAAAGGAGAAGAATGATGAAGATCCTGTCAGGACGTCCCTGGGAGAGAGTTACTCTGAAGAAGGGGTTGGCTGCAGCAGTGTGTGTG acacatcacaagaagaCAGTGGGATCCAGGATGGGGAGAAGAGTGGAGAGTGCACTGAAGCAACCAGCACCAGTATTATGCTGGATTTTACTGGAGAGCCCAGtacagatgaaggaaatgaaagcctTGTGG AGAGCAGCATGCCTGAGGGGGTGGAGCTTGACACAGAAGGGGAGGAATTAGTGGCCGAGGAAGAGAAGCCCATTGGGCCACCCGCAGTCCTGGATGTTGTGCCTTCCTATGACAGT GATTGTAGTGGTGTTCTGACTGATGTTGAGTTCAGCATGCTCACTGGGAAGAAGATCAATGAAGCTCGTCCAAAGCAGTCTTGTTTTAACTGTTCAGGGGACCACAACATGGCTCAGTGTACCCTTCCCCTGGACCACTCCAAAATAAGTGCCAACCGAAAGAAGCGCATGTCCAGCAGGATGTCTGT GAGGTACCATGAAGACTGTGAGAATAAATATGGGCAGTATCAACCTGGAAAAATTAGTGACAACTTGCGCCATGCTCTAGGACTGAGACCAAACCAGCTCCCTCTGTATATTTACCGGATGCGTGTTCTAGGCTACCCTCCTGGCTGGCTGAAGGAGGCTGAGGTCCATCAGGCAGATGTGAAGATGTATGATGCAACAGGAAGAA CTGTGTCACATcctgatgaagaggagggagaagcagaACCTTTAACAGTAAAGTACAAACCAGAAAAGTTAGTCCGTTTCCCCGGCTTCAATGACAATGCACCTCGTGGAATCATAGAT GAGTCACAGAAATATAACTTCCCACCAATGCAGCCGTGCCACCAGATGTCAGAATTCCTGCACTTCATGAACCAGAACAAAGCTGAAgcctataagaagaaaaaactaaaaGATTCAGAACTAAGGAGCAAAACTCCACCTCTCTCAATAGAAATGGAAGTGGAAG AATGTGAAGGTAAAGCAGAAGATATTGTTTTTAACCCTCCATTACCTGAAGAagaccctcctccacctcctccaccagatACAAAAGAATCTCCATCCATCAAGAGG GTCCTTGAGGTAGAAGATGGAGAAATAACTGATGACTCCCAAGAGTCCATGGAGAGCCTTACAGTCAAGAAACAGAGGATATTGAAGGAACTAGAGAAAGAAACCACACAAAGTGATACCAAAGGAGACATTGACAACAGTGATGGAAACCGAGAGAGCCAAGAAGACTCTGAAGACAGCCAACTGTCACTCACCTCTAGTACAGACCCATCTCAGTCAGAAAACtcttgtagtggtgatggtacaagtacaaagaaaacaaaaacaaagcgaCATCACAGGTCTCTCTCCAAGGGCTTCCAGTTGGGCACAGTGATACCTGAGTCCTGTACTCCTTACAAAAGTCTGCCTTCTCCTGACAAATGGACGGTAGATGTATCAGATCATATTGTGTTTGACAACTTACCAGATGCCCTGGGGACTTGGGATAAGATGAAAGGAGTAATGGGtacagtgagaaaaaaaatgaccataTTACATGCAGATGAAGATGATTAA
- the LOC135104168 gene encoding zinc finger CCHC domain-containing protein 8 homolog isoform X3 produces the protein MPKEKNDEDPVRTSLGESYSEEGVGCSSVCDTSQEDSGIQDGEKSGECTEATSTSIMLDFTGEPSTDEGNESLVESSMPEGVELDTEGEELVAEEEKPIGPPAVLDVVPSYDSDCSGVLTDVEFSMLTGKKINEARPKQSCFNCSGDHNMAQCTLPLDHSKISANRKKRMSSRMSVRYHEDCENKYGQYQPGKISDNLRHALGLRPNQLPLYIYRMRVLGYPPGWLKEAEVHQADVKMYDATGRTVSHPDEEEGEAEPLTVKYKPEKLVRFPGFNDNAPRGIIDESQKYNFPPMQPCHQMSEFLHFMNQNKAEAYKKKKLKDSELRSKTPPLSIEMEVEECEGKAEDIVFNPPLPEEDPPPPPPPDTKESPSIKRVLEVEDGEITDDSQESMESLTVKKQRILKELEKETTQSDTKGDIDNSDGNRESQEDSEDSQLSLTSSTDPSQSENSCSGDGTSTKKTKTKRHHRSLSKGFQLGTVIPESCTPYKSLPSPDKWTVDVSDHIVFDNLPDALGTWDKMKGVMGTVRKKMTILHADEDD, from the exons ATGCCAAAGGAGAAGAATGATGAAGATCCTGTCAGGACGTCCCTGGGAGAGAGTTACTCTGAAGAAGGGGTTGGCTGCAGCAGTGTGTGTG acacatcacaagaagaCAGTGGGATCCAGGATGGGGAGAAGAGTGGAGAGTGCACTGAAGCAACCAGCACCAGTATTATGCTGGATTTTACTGGAGAGCCCAGtacagatgaaggaaatgaaagcctTGTGG AGAGCAGCATGCCTGAGGGGGTGGAGCTTGACACAGAAGGGGAGGAATTAGTGGCCGAGGAAGAGAAGCCCATTGGGCCACCCGCAGTCCTGGATGTTGTGCCTTCCTATGACAGT GATTGTAGTGGTGTTCTGACTGATGTTGAGTTCAGCATGCTCACTGGGAAGAAGATCAATGAAGCTCGTCCAAAGCAGTCTTGTTTTAACTGTTCAGGGGACCACAACATGGCTCAGTGTACCCTTCCCCTGGACCACTCCAAAATAAGTGCCAACCGAAAGAAGCGCATGTCCAGCAGGATGTCTGT GAGGTACCATGAAGACTGTGAGAATAAATATGGGCAGTATCAACCTGGAAAAATTAGTGACAACTTGCGCCATGCTCTAGGACTGAGACCAAACCAGCTCCCTCTGTATATTTACCGGATGCGTGTTCTAGGCTACCCTCCTGGCTGGCTGAAGGAGGCTGAGGTCCATCAGGCAGATGTGAAGATGTATGATGCAACAGGAAGAA CTGTGTCACATcctgatgaagaggagggagaagcagaACCTTTAACAGTAAAGTACAAACCAGAAAAGTTAGTCCGTTTCCCCGGCTTCAATGACAATGCACCTCGTGGAATCATAGAT GAGTCACAGAAATATAACTTCCCACCAATGCAGCCGTGCCACCAGATGTCAGAATTCCTGCACTTCATGAACCAGAACAAAGCTGAAgcctataagaagaaaaaactaaaaGATTCAGAACTAAGGAGCAAAACTCCACCTCTCTCAATAGAAATGGAAGTGGAAG AATGTGAAGGTAAAGCAGAAGATATTGTTTTTAACCCTCCATTACCTGAAGAagaccctcctccacctcctccaccagatACAAAAGAATCTCCATCCATCAAGAGG GTCCTTGAGGTAGAAGATGGAGAAATAACTGATGACTCCCAAGAGTCCATGGAGAGCCTTACAGTCAAGAAACAGAGGATATTGAAGGAACTAGAGAAAGAAACCACACAAAGTGATACCAAAGGAGACATTGACAACAGTGATGGAAACCGAGAGAGCCAAGAAGACTCTGAAGACAGCCAACTGTCACTCACCTCTAGTACAGACCCATCTCAGTCAGAAAACtcttgtagtggtgatggtacaagtacaaagaaaacaaaaacaaagcgaCATCACAGGTCTCTCTCCAAGGGCTTCCAGTTGGGCACAGTGATACCTGAGTCCTGTACTCCTTACAAAAGTCTGCCTTCTCCTGACAAATGGACGGTAGATGTATCAGATCATATTGTGTTTGACAACTTACCAGATGCCCTGGGGACTTGGGATAAGATGAAAGGAGTAATGGGtacagtgagaaaaaaaatgaccataTTACATGCAGATGAAGATGATTAA